A window of Bacteroidota bacterium genomic DNA:
CATACAAAACAAATCGGTCATAAGTAGCCCCGCCGATTCCTGTACCCCAAAGACTGAATGTAGATGAAACCTCAAGTTGCTTTTCAATTTTTACCTTACCACTAGTAAAAATATCATCAGTAATGGCATTAGGAATGGTACTGGTGCCTTGTTTAAACCAGCCGCCAAGGTTTTTATATTTCACAACTCCTGTTGCATCAGCCACCAACATTTTGGAAAGCGTGTTGTCCTCAGTAATACTCCTTAAACGTGCCGTTCCGTCAACATCCAGTTTTTCAGTAGGGCTTGTTGTTCCAACTCCCAATTTATCGGTGGTGGTAGTTGTATATAGGAATCCACTTCCAGCGTTGCGAGTCCAAGGATCAGTTTTTTTCTTTAAAACACCGTTGGCATCAGCCACTATCAAATTAGAAAGAGTGTTGTCAACGTCTAAAGTCCTTACCCTTGCTTTTCCGTTTACGTCAAGACGCTCAGAGGGTGATAGTGTTCCAATTCCAACATTATCGTTTTGATAAATATTAAACAACGAACCAGTAGTTCTATTCCTGTCCCATAAATCAACGCTGCAAGTAACCGGTTTACCAAAGTTTACCGTAACGTTAGCTATAGCATCCCCATCATTAAACATCGCTCCGGCTACTTTCCATACTGTTGAAGGAGTAGAGATGGAATACGATTGCTGGTTAATTCCTCCGGGACATGAGCTTATACAGTCAAGCGCTGTAATGGTTACTTGATTTCCAACTCTTTCTATTTTAAAACGGTCACCATTTGATACAGGTATACCTGTTGGCGTATAGAGAGGCGGAACAGGGAAACTAGGGGAAGCTGTGCCGTTGAGCATGAAATGAAAATAGCCATAGCTAATTACAATACCGTGGACAATATCAGCTGTTGTTGACCCCCCGTTAGTTGTAAAACCAATGTATCTTGACTGTGTTGAAACATTGCTTGCCGTAAACTCAATGGTGCCATCAACACATGTAGGCAGCTCATTGATGGAAACGGCTCTCCCTTCGTACCCAAAACCGCCTGTTTTGGTAATTGTTGTACCACCGCTTGAGGTTGAAACATTTACGAGATTAGTCCACTCAACGGTGTACTGTGCTGATGCAAAATAGGCCGATGACGTTAATGCCACAAAAAATAGGGCTGCCTTTACCTGTTTAAAACAATTAATAAAATTTTTCATGTGTGATTAGTTTAGTTTCCTACTCTTTTAAAGGCTTTTCGGGTTCGCCTACATTTTGCATGCAATAAAATGTACTCAAAGCTCAGCTTAAGCGAGCATTACAGAAAGCTCCGCCTAACCCGCGGTAGTTTTACGAGATAAGTGGCGGTGATTTTTTTACCTGCGGACTTGAAAAGGTTTAGAAGTAATTACAAAGGGTGCTGATGGGTAATAAAAACAAAAAAGGCGCAATCCCTTGCGCCCCCTTAGCAATCGAAATATACTTAACTACCAAAAATTAGGTACATACGTAGTATGATTTACCTACACGAAGTTTAGCATAAAAAATTGTTTGCAGGAGCTTGGCTTAATAAGTGGACGAAAAAAGTAATAAGTGGGAGGTTTTTGGCAATAAGTGGGAGGTTTGCTACGAGGTAAAACGGTCTAAAAAGTCCTTTTTCTTGCGTTTTGATATGATAACAACAGAACCGTCGGTCATAGAAACAGCACCTCCTTCACCACGTTGGTAATGGATTACATGTTCAAGATTGATGATGTGTGAGTGATGTACCCGTATAAAATCGCCCGGGGGCAAACTCTCTTCGTATTCTTTAAGGTGGCGGGTGCTTAAAATCTCTTTGCCTCCTACAAGTACCAAAGTGGTATAGCTGCCTTCGGCGTTTAATGTAATAATATCGTGCTTGGCTACAAATACTAACCCATCACTGGCCGGAACGGCAATTTTTGCCATTTTAGAGGGTTTTGTGGTATCTAGTTGGTCTATTAATGATTTTATACCGCCGGCAGTATTTTTTTCAAGTATGCGGGTGTTAGCCTTTTCTAAGGCTTGTTTTAACTCTTCTATGCTTACCGGTTTTTGAAGATAATCGAGCGCGTTTGCTTTTATAGCCTGTATTCCGTAATCATCATAGGCGGTAATAAAAATTACCTCAAACGTTATTTTGGGCACTCTTTTAAGCAAATCAAAACCGCTTCCTCCGGGCATTGATATATCAAGCAGTAACACATCAGGGGTGGTTGCTTCAATACATTTCAGGGCTTGTTCAATATTCTCGGCTGTTCCGGCTACAGTAACACCCTCGCAATAATTTTCGATAAGGGTTTGTATAGTTTCCCTGCTTTTTCGTTCATCATCAACTATTATTACTTTCATGCCTTGCCTAGTGATTTTCCATTAATTGCATTACCACCCTAACCTGGGTACCGCTTGCAGTGCCGTTACTTTCAAATTTATCAATTATACGCACATCTATTGCCAAATCGTCCATCACCATAAATGTATCTACACGTTCACCCACTATCTTAGTGCCTTGTGAAATGTGCATGTTTTTGTTCAACTGATTGATTTGCGATGATTTACCCCTGCCTACACCATCATCATCTATGATACACTCCAATTGATTTTTTTCAGCTATTCGATTAAATGTTACAGTAAGTTTACCTTTCTCAGCTTTATGAATCAGCCCGTGGTTGATAGCATTTTCAACAAACGGCTGTAAAAGCATTGACGGTATTTTTATTGTATCGGGTTGTAAATCGGGACTCACGCTTATCTCGTAATCAAACTTTTCTTCAAAACGTAATTTCTCCAGTGTAATGTATAGGTTCAGCAAATTTATTTCGTTGTGCAGCACCGTATAGTTGTTGCGCGACGATTCAAGAAACAAACGCATCAGCTTGGCAAACTTTGAAAGATATTCATTGGCAGCCTGTGTGTCGTTTTTTATCATGTAATGCTGTATGGCTCCTATAGAGTTGAATATAAAGTGGGGATTCATTTGCGCCCGCAGTGCTTTCATTTCAAGCTCAGCCATTTCTTTTTGTATGCGCCCCTTCTCTCGTTCTTTTGCAAGCAGGCTGCTTATTCTGCGGCGTGTAAGCACAATGATTGTGGTTAGTGATACCCCGATGACTATTATCCAAAAAATGAGGGTTTGCCATATAGCAGGCACCACAATAAGCTGCTGTTGTATGGTTAGTCCATCCCATGTGCGCCCGTCAACTGAGGCTTTTACCAAAAAAGTGTACTCGCCCGGGGGTAAGTTGGTATAAACGGCCACCGGGTTTTCAGCTGAGGCGGTTTGCCAGTTTTCTTCAAAGCCCTCCAGCTTAAACATGTAGCGGTGGCTGGCTGTTTTTCTAAACTCCAGCATTGAGAACCGCAAGCTTATATCGTTTTGGTTGTATGTTAACTTTATAGGTGAGCCGGTATGGTAGTGCTGCCAGTTTGTTTCGCCCTTAATGCGTATGCCCGTAATTTCTACTGGCCCTTTAAGCTGGTTGGTGTTTATTACTTGGTTGGAGAAAAATGCCGCAATACCGAGTTTTGTTCCAAAAAACAGTTTCCCCCATGAAGTGGCAATGCCTGCCTTAAAGTTATAATCGTTGTTAATTAACCCGTCTTCTTCCCAAAAATTAATGGTTTTGTTTGTTTTAGTATCCAGTTTTGTAAGCCCGTTTACTGTACTAATCCAAACATATCCTTGCTTGTCGGGCACAATGGCACTTGCAATATTATCAGCCAACCCGTTTTGGGTAGAGTAGTTGGTTATTGCCTTTGTTTTTGGGTTGTATTTATATACACCCGTTTCAGAAGTGCCAAACCATAGATTATTCTCATTGTCTTCAATAATGCTCCACACGTTTTTGTCTTCAAGCAGTTTGGCCAATGGCGATGGTGCGGCTACCAGTGTTTTATTTTTTATTACATATAAGCCATTGCCAGCGCCCACCCAAATGGTTCCGTCAACAGCCTTATATATATTCCAAACAGGTGTTTTTACAATTTCATTCTTCAAGAGAAAAGGAGTTGTCTCGCGGGTGGTCATGTTCAGCGAAAAAAGACCCTGCTTTGCAGTGGCAATTAGCATTTCATTCTCGCCTACTTGGCACAAACCCCATATAACTTGTATGGTTGTCGGCTTTCCGTTTTGCAAAAAGGTTAATTGTTTAAATATATTATCCCCCTTTTTAAGCGTATATATGCCTTCTTGGCCGCCGGCCCATACGTTTCCTTTAGTATCGGTAAGTATTGTGTTTGTGGTGTAATCAGCGTCGGGTGTTGTTTGTCCTGCTGTTAATGATTTGTACCATGTTTTTGATAGTGCTTCGCCGGTAAGGGTATCAAATACAAATTTGCCAATCTCGCCCTCGCGCGTACCTATCCATACTTCATTTCCATTTTCATGCAGGGCCCTTACATAATTATGCTCAAGCTTCTTTTGAAAATTGTTATAGGTGTACTTTTTAAAAACAATTTTCCTACGGTCAATTTTATAAAGCCCTGCATTTGTGCCAATCCAAAGCAAACCCGAGTTGTCTTCAAAAACAACATTAACAGTATTACCCTTAAGAATGGCCGGGGCATCATCAATGGTTATTTTGTTTTGTATTTCACCGTGCCTGTTGATTTCAACCAGCATATCATTGTTAGAGAGTAGCAGGTTTCCGTTTTTTAATAATGCCGGCGTGTTTTTAAATACGTTAAAAACAAACTCGTTATTAAACGTTAAGTGCTTAAGCGTGCCGTTTAGCTGCTGTATAACTACCTTACCGCTTGATAGTATGTAATAGGTTGCTGAGTCTGATATTTCAATCCAAACCAGTTCAGGGAGCAGCCCTTCGGGCATTGGTTCTCTAGTAATGCTTTTTGTTTGCGCGTCTATTATAAAAACGCTTATCTCTGCTATTACTTTAGCTTTGGTAGCTGATATAGGGATTATTTTTTTTATGGCATTACCCGTTTTAGCGATGTATTTAACAATGCCGTTCTCTACTCTGTAAACACTACCGAAAATTGAACCCACCCACGTGTTGTTATAGTCATCACAACTAATAGAACACAAGCCGTCTTTTACCCGGTTTTTCCAACTCCATTTCTTAGTTCCGTACTCAAGCATGCCTATCATGCCGGTGCGGGTTACCACCCAAATATTTCCAGAGGTATCCTGTGAAACTGCGTGTATTGAGTTAATAAACGGCGTTTCTTCTCGCCCGTCTGAAAACCCTGTAAACTCATTACCATCATACCTGCAAAGTCCATTGTATGTGCCTAACCAAAGAAACCCCCTGGTGTCTTGAAGGATGGATAGAACAGAATTGTTTGTGAGTCCGTTTTTTGTGGTGTATAAATCAATGTTCTCCCAATAGCCTTGTGCCCTGCCTGTTATAGTAGCAGCCAATAATAGGCAAACGATTAGAAGGTGCTTTTTTAGGGTCATCTTTTCCCGAACTATACAATAGTACAATTTTACGCGAATGAATTTTATGTTGACTTAGGGACAATATAATAAAAAAGCCGCCCCTTACTGTAAGGGACGGCTTTATAGTGTGCTTATCTAAACTGTTATTGCAGTTTGATAAAGCGGCCTGTCATAACAGGCAATTGTTTGTTATCAGTATCAAGCACTACGCTATATACACCGGGTGCAAGGGTTGATATATCAATATCAACTGTGCCGGCCTGAAGGGTATAGCTGAAGTTTGCCACTTCAGCACCAATGGCCGACATAATTTTCACTCCTTGTACTTTAGCATCGGTCACATTATACTCAAGAGTAACATGTTTGGTTGCAGGTACGGGATATACCGAAATGTTGTTTTCAGCACGTTGCACCACATTAGATGCAGGTTTCAACTCAGGTGTTGGGAATTTCTTGAACTTGTAATCGTGTTCACCTTCGTAGGCCTGCACAATATCTCTTGCCAATGGGCTGTATTCATTCTCGCGATCATCGATAGCTTTCATCAAGCTGCGTTGTGATGCGGTTAGAACAGGATTGCCTTTTAGCTCAAAATAAGTAGTAAGTACGCTGCGCAAATCAGCATGGATGCCTGACAGTTGTTGCGATGCAAGCAAATCAGCAGCAAGCTGTGTATTGCCGTTGCTTACAGCATTAAGCACCAGCACAGTTGCCATTGTGTTTTTATCCATATTGCTTGCAAGTACCGCTTGTGCTGCACGTTTAGCCGGTTCTTCGCCGGTTAACATTTGTGCGGTTATCATACCAAGTATTTCTTGTTTGCCTTCTTTCAAGTGCTCGTTAACCACCGCTTGGGTAATTTCTTGAGCAGTTTGTTTAAGCACATACTTGCCATCGGCATCTCTAAACGCCCATTGCTCCAAGTAGTAAATATCACAAATGTTATACTTATCCAATTGGTTGCGTGGGTATGACTGTTGTATTTGCTGGCCGCAAGCTGCTGTTGAGTAATACTCATCAGGGCCGGTGGTAGCGCCTACGTTATTAGTAAGCAAGATACCAAAGTTACCTCCCTCATTAATAAACGTAAATACAGAGTTGATATCGATAGTAGTACCGGCATTTCCGTTGTTGCTCATAAAGGTGTTACGCCCTGCTGCCAATGGACCGCCGGGGTTACCAATAGTGCCTACATAGTTCTCGTTGTATATACCGTTGTCTCTGTAGTTATACATGTAGTTATTTATCAGTTCGGGCAAGTTGTAGTTTTCATTAGCCCTTAGATAAATAGCCGTGTTCATGTTTTTAATACAGTTGGTATAGATGCTTGAACTACCGTTACCGTCCAAATCAGCAATACCCCACAATGGACCGCCGCCAAATTGATTACGGTTGGTAGCCATTGAGTTAATATCGTTACACGATATTATTGAGCGTTCGGTGCTTTGTACGCACAAACCTATGCCTGTGTTGTTGGTAAGCGTATTTTGGTTCAAATGAAGTTCGTTGGTATATAAACCATATACACCAATTAAGAACCCGTCGAACGAGTTGTCTTTAATGTGTGTACGGGTAGTTTTTTCGCAATAA
This region includes:
- a CDS encoding T9SS type A sorting domain-containing protein, which translates into the protein MKNFINCFKQVKAALFFVALTSSAYFASAQYTVEWTNLVNVSTSSGGTTITKTGGFGYEGRAVSINELPTCVDGTIEFTASNVSTQSRYIGFTTNGGSTTADIVHGIVISYGYFHFMLNGTASPSFPVPPLYTPTGIPVSNGDRFKIERVGNQVTITALDCISSCPGGINQQSYSISTPSTVWKVAGAMFNDGDAIANVTVNFGKPVTCSVDLWDRNRTTGSLFNIYQNDNVGIGTLSPSERLDVNGKARVRTLDVDNTLSNLIVADANGVLKKKTDPWTRNAGSGFLYTTTTTDKLGVGTTSPTEKLDVDGTARLRSITEDNTLSKMLVADATGVVKYKNLGGWFKQGTSTIPNAITDDIFTSGKVKIEKQLEVSSTFSLWGTGIGGATYDRFVLYADATNGLLFEAPRLSDYNSAARTTITFGWRGGTTAMSMVPSGSSAAFIGIGTATPAEKLHVTSGNIATTTGNFIDKDLVGGGTTGASVDNTGSIIRTPSDLRLKENIVTIENNLDKILKLRPVVYNYIDRDKYGEGKTIGFIAQEVEIIIPEVVKKAADDYQLRSLNYVEVIPVLTGAIKEQQEIITTQNQRIDQLEKEMEEIKALLKNQGGAQPSQQSPASTGSMNVVPNPTYGKTTVNYTISGDYANASVIVYNELGQKMGEYTITQKGNGSVEVDATSFAGGAYFCKLVVDENIREVKKFIVSK
- a CDS encoding response regulator transcription factor; the protein is MKVIIVDDERKSRETIQTLIENYCEGVTVAGTAENIEQALKCIEATTPDVLLLDISMPGGSGFDLLKRVPKITFEVIFITAYDDYGIQAIKANALDYLQKPVSIEELKQALEKANTRILEKNTAGGIKSLIDQLDTTKPSKMAKIAVPASDGLVFVAKHDIITLNAEGSYTTLVLVGGKEILSTRHLKEYEESLPPGDFIRVHHSHIINLEHVIHYQRGEGGAVSMTDGSVVIISKRKKKDFLDRFTS